In Streptomyces nojiriensis, one genomic interval encodes:
- a CDS encoding TetR/AcrR family transcriptional regulator, with product MVAVTGPKQARSRVTRRHLLEAAVSCLAEHGWAGSTVSVVAERAGVSRGAAQHHFPTREDLFTAAVEYVAEERSTALRDLFHAGPAARPAVVEALVDLYTGALFRAALQLWVAASNEEQLRPQVTELEARVGRETHRIAVELLGADESVPGVRETVQGLLDMARGLGLANVLTDDTARRARVVAQWSRILDAALG from the coding sequence ATGGTCGCTGTGACCGGCCCCAAGCAGGCGCGCAGCCGCGTCACCCGCCGCCACCTCCTCGAGGCGGCCGTGTCCTGCCTGGCGGAGCACGGCTGGGCCGGTTCGACCGTCTCGGTCGTCGCCGAACGCGCCGGGGTCTCGCGCGGCGCCGCCCAGCACCACTTCCCGACCCGCGAGGACCTGTTCACCGCGGCCGTCGAGTACGTCGCCGAGGAGCGCTCCACCGCCCTGCGCGACCTCTTCCACGCCGGCCCGGCCGCCCGCCCCGCCGTGGTGGAGGCCCTCGTCGACCTGTACACCGGCGCCCTCTTCCGGGCCGCCCTCCAGCTGTGGGTGGCCGCCTCCAACGAGGAGCAGCTGCGCCCCCAGGTCACCGAACTGGAGGCCCGGGTCGGCCGCGAGACCCACCGCATCGCCGTCGAGCTGCTCGGTGCGGACGAGTCGGTGCCGGGCGTACGGGAGACCGTGCAGGGCCTGCTGGACATGGCGCGGGGCCTCGGCCTGGCCAACGTGCTCACCGACGACACGGCCCGCCGGGCCCGGGTGGTGGCCCAGTGGTCCCGGATCCTGGACGCGGCCCTGGGCTGA
- a CDS encoding enoyl-CoA hydratase family protein → MAPRVHAAQATGIATLTLDSPGNRNALSADLVAELRSALAATAADTAVRAVVLTHTGTTFCAGADLKSPCDPADFLALLRETAELPKPVVARVTGHVRAGGLGLLGVCDIAAAGPQSSYAFTETHLGLAPAVISMPLLPRLDPRAAARYFLTAEAFDAAEAARIGLLTLHGDDVDATLEPVLAGLRKASPQGLAATKALTSAAVREALTRDGSRLTELSAGLFASAEAREGITARFERREPSWSL, encoded by the coding sequence ATGGCCCCACGAGTGCACGCCGCCCAGGCGACCGGCATCGCCACCCTCACCCTGGACTCCCCGGGCAACCGCAACGCCCTGTCCGCCGACCTCGTCGCCGAGCTGCGCTCCGCGCTCGCCGCCACCGCCGCGGACACGGCAGTCCGGGCCGTCGTCCTCACCCACACCGGCACTACCTTCTGCGCCGGGGCCGACCTCAAGTCCCCCTGTGATCCGGCCGACTTCCTGGCCCTGCTCCGCGAAACCGCCGAGCTGCCCAAGCCCGTCGTCGCCCGGGTCACCGGCCACGTCCGGGCCGGCGGCCTCGGGCTGCTCGGTGTCTGTGACATCGCCGCCGCCGGACCGCAGTCCTCGTACGCCTTCACCGAGACCCATCTGGGCCTCGCCCCCGCAGTGATCTCCATGCCGCTGCTGCCGCGCCTCGACCCGCGCGCCGCCGCCCGCTACTTCCTCACCGCCGAGGCCTTCGACGCCGCCGAGGCCGCCCGGATCGGACTGCTCACCCTGCACGGCGACGACGTGGACGCGACCCTGGAGCCCGTACTCGCCGGCCTGCGCAAGGCCTCCCCGCAAGGGCTGGCCGCGACCAAGGCGCTGACCTCCGCCGCCGTACGCGAGGCCCTCACCCGCGACGGCTCCCGCCTCACCGAGCTGTCCGCCGGACTGTTCGCCTCCGCCGAGGCCCGCGAAGGCATCACCGCCCGCTTCGAGCGCCGGGAACCGTCATGGTCGCTGTGA
- a CDS encoding acyl-CoA dehydrogenase family protein → MSTVIETEEHNALRAAVAALGQRYGRDYLARVAREGGHPDELWADAAKLGYLGVNLPEEYGGGGGGIAELSIVLEELGAAGCPLLMMVVSPAICGTVIARFGTDAQKQAWLPGLADGSLTMAFGITEPDAGSNSHRITTTARRDGDDWILTGRKVFISGVDIADATLIVGRTEDARTGSLKPCLFIVPRDAPGFTRSVIDMELAAAEKQFELTLDDVRLPSSALVGDEDAGLLQLFAGLNPERIMTAAFAIGMGRHALAKAVDYAKTRQVWKAPIGAHQAVAHPLAQAHIELELARLMMQKAARLYDAGDDMGAGEAANMAKYAAGEACVRAVDQAVHTLGGNGLTREYGLASLITASRVARIAPVSREMILNFISHQTLGLPKSY, encoded by the coding sequence ATGAGCACCGTCATCGAAACCGAAGAGCACAACGCCCTGCGCGCCGCCGTCGCCGCCCTCGGGCAGCGCTACGGCCGCGACTACCTGGCCCGCGTCGCCCGCGAAGGCGGCCACCCCGACGAGCTGTGGGCCGACGCCGCGAAGCTCGGCTACCTCGGGGTCAACCTCCCCGAGGAGTACGGCGGCGGGGGCGGCGGCATCGCCGAACTCTCCATCGTCCTGGAAGAACTCGGGGCCGCGGGCTGTCCCCTCCTCATGATGGTCGTCTCGCCCGCCATCTGCGGCACGGTCATCGCCCGCTTCGGCACGGACGCCCAGAAGCAGGCCTGGCTGCCGGGCCTCGCCGACGGCAGCCTCACCATGGCCTTCGGCATCACCGAACCCGACGCCGGATCCAACTCCCACCGGATCACCACAACCGCCCGCCGCGACGGCGACGACTGGATCCTCACCGGCCGCAAGGTCTTCATCTCCGGCGTCGACATCGCCGACGCCACCCTCATCGTCGGCCGCACCGAGGACGCGCGTACCGGCAGCCTCAAGCCCTGCCTGTTCATCGTCCCGCGCGACGCCCCCGGCTTCACCCGCTCGGTCATCGACATGGAACTGGCCGCCGCGGAGAAACAGTTCGAACTCACCCTGGACGACGTACGGCTGCCCTCCTCCGCCCTCGTGGGCGACGAGGACGCGGGCCTGCTCCAGCTGTTCGCCGGACTCAACCCCGAGCGCATCATGACCGCCGCCTTCGCCATCGGGATGGGCCGCCACGCCCTCGCCAAGGCCGTCGACTACGCGAAGACCCGCCAGGTCTGGAAGGCGCCCATCGGCGCGCACCAGGCCGTGGCCCACCCACTGGCCCAGGCGCACATCGAGCTGGAACTGGCCCGCCTGATGATGCAGAAGGCGGCCCGTCTGTACGACGCGGGCGACGACATGGGGGCGGGCGAGGCGGCGAACATGGCGAAGTACGCCGCCGGGGAGGCCTGCGTCCGTGCGGTGGACCAGGCGGTCCACACCCTCGGCGGCAACGGCCTCACCCGCGAATACGGTCTGGCCTCCCTCATCACCGCCTCCCGCGTGGCCCGCATCGCCCCCGTCAGCCGCGAGATGATCCTGAACTTCATCTCCCACCAAACCCTGGGCCTCCCGAAGTCCTACTAG
- a CDS encoding acetyl/propionyl/methylcrotonyl-CoA carboxylase subunit alpha, with product MTNLTSLLVANRGEIAVRIFRTARALGLATVAVHSDPDADALHVRDADAAVRLPGAAPADTYLRGDLVIKAALAAGADAVHPGYGFLSENADFAREVLAAGLTWIGPPPEAIEAMASKTRAKELMRTAGVPLLDPVDPAAATPADLPLLLKAAAGGGGRGMRVVRDLDQLKEALDAASAEARSAFGDGEVFAEPYVERGRHVEVQILADAHGTVWALGTRDCSLQRRHQKVIEEAPAPGLPHTLRTTLHEAAVAAARAVSYQGAGTVEFLVTADGRPYFLEMNTRLQVEHPVTEAVFGLDLVALQLRVAEGEALPPAPPQPTGHAVEARLYAEDPAQDWRPQTGVLHTLSIPGGIRVDTGFTDGDTVGIHYDPMLAKVVAHAPTRAEAVRALAAALAGARIHGLTTNRELLVRSLRHPEFAAAQLDTGFYDRHLDTLTGGAPDATPAALAAALAEAAPGPDAPLAARLGGWRNVRSQPQTRRYRSAGVEHEVQYHPVNHPGIRVVATTPTLVTLEVEGIRRAFHVKQNSNKTEIYVDSALGAHTFTPVPRFPDPQDRTEPGSLLAPMPGTVVRIAEGLAPGSPVTAGQPLLWLEAMKMEHRILAPASGTLSALHVATGQQVEFGALLAVVQEEPQA from the coding sequence ATGACGAACCTGACCTCCCTCCTCGTCGCCAACCGCGGCGAGATCGCCGTCCGGATCTTCCGCACCGCCCGCGCCCTGGGCCTGGCCACCGTCGCCGTCCACTCCGACCCGGACGCCGACGCCCTGCACGTCCGCGACGCCGACGCGGCCGTACGGCTGCCCGGCGCGGCCCCCGCCGACACCTACCTGCGCGGCGACCTCGTCATCAAGGCCGCCCTCGCCGCGGGCGCCGACGCCGTGCACCCCGGCTACGGCTTCCTCTCCGAGAACGCCGACTTCGCCCGCGAGGTCCTGGCCGCCGGACTGACCTGGATCGGCCCGCCCCCCGAGGCCATCGAGGCCATGGCCTCCAAGACCCGGGCCAAGGAACTGATGCGCACCGCCGGGGTGCCGCTCCTCGACCCCGTCGACCCGGCCGCCGCCACCCCCGCCGACCTGCCCCTCCTCCTCAAGGCCGCAGCCGGCGGCGGAGGCCGCGGCATGCGCGTGGTCCGCGACCTCGACCAGCTCAAGGAGGCCCTCGACGCCGCCTCGGCCGAGGCCCGCTCCGCTTTCGGAGACGGCGAGGTCTTCGCCGAGCCCTACGTGGAACGCGGCCGCCACGTCGAGGTGCAGATCCTCGCCGACGCCCACGGCACCGTCTGGGCGCTGGGCACCCGCGACTGCTCCCTCCAGCGGCGCCATCAGAAGGTCATCGAGGAAGCCCCCGCCCCGGGCCTCCCCCACACCCTGCGCACGACCCTCCACGAGGCCGCCGTCGCGGCCGCCCGCGCGGTCTCGTACCAGGGCGCGGGCACCGTCGAGTTCCTCGTCACCGCCGACGGACGCCCGTACTTCCTGGAGATGAACACCCGCCTCCAGGTCGAACACCCCGTCACCGAAGCCGTCTTCGGCCTCGACCTCGTAGCCCTCCAGCTGCGCGTCGCCGAGGGCGAGGCCCTGCCCCCGGCGCCCCCGCAGCCCACCGGCCACGCCGTCGAGGCCCGCCTCTACGCCGAGGACCCCGCCCAGGACTGGCGGCCCCAGACCGGAGTCCTGCACACCCTGTCCATCCCCGGCGGGATCCGCGTGGACACCGGCTTCACCGACGGGGACACCGTCGGCATCCACTACGACCCCATGCTCGCCAAGGTCGTCGCCCACGCCCCCACCCGCGCCGAGGCCGTCCGGGCCCTCGCCGCCGCCCTCGCCGGAGCCCGCATCCACGGGCTCACCACCAACCGAGAGCTCCTCGTACGCTCCCTGCGCCACCCGGAGTTCGCCGCCGCACAGCTCGACACCGGCTTCTACGACCGCCACCTCGACACCCTCACCGGCGGCGCCCCGGACGCCACCCCGGCCGCCCTCGCCGCCGCCCTCGCCGAAGCGGCCCCCGGCCCGGACGCCCCCCTCGCCGCCCGCCTCGGCGGCTGGCGCAACGTCCGCTCCCAGCCGCAGACCCGCCGCTACCGGTCCGCCGGCGTCGAGCACGAGGTCCAGTACCACCCGGTGAACCACCCCGGGATCCGCGTGGTGGCCACCACCCCCACCCTCGTCACCCTCGAAGTCGAGGGAATCCGACGTGCGTTCCACGTGAAACAAAATTCGAACAAGACCGAGATCTACGTGGACTCCGCGCTCGGCGCCCACACCTTCACCCCCGTTCCGCGCTTCCCGGACCCCCAGGACCGCACGGAACCGGGCTCGCTGCTCGCCCCCATGCCCGGCACCGTCGTCCGCATCGCCGAGGGCCTGGCCCCCGGCAGCCCCGTCACCGCCGGCCAGCCCCTGCTCTGGCTGGAGGCCATGAAGATGGAGCACCGCATCCTCGCTCCCGCCTCCGGCACGCTCTCCGCGCTCCACGTCGCCACCGGCCAGCAGGTCGAGTTCGGCGCCCTGCTCGCCGTAGTCCAGGAGGAACCGCAAGCATGA
- a CDS encoding acyl-CoA carboxylase subunit beta yields MTRLGTTVDPHDPDHAQARTAALERLAALDAEHAKALQGGGEKYTARHQARGKLLARERVELLLDPDTPFLELSPLAAWGSDYPVGASMVTGIGTVEGVECLITANDPTVRGGASNPWTLKKALRANEIARQNRLPCISLVESGGADLPSQKEIFIPGGAVFRDLTRLSAEGIPTVAVVFGNSTAGGAYIPGMSDHTIMIKDRSKVFLGGPPLVKMATGEESDDESLGGADMHARVSGLADHYALDEYDAIRQARRVVARLNHRKPHQDPPKAQEPLHDPEELLGIVPPDLKTPFDPREVIARIVDASDFDEFKPLYGPSLVTGWATLHGYPVGILANAQGVLFSAESQKAAQFIQLANQRDIPLLFLHNTTGYMVGKEYEQGGIVKHGSMMINAVSNSKVPHLSVLIGASYGAGHYGMCGRAYEPRFLFAWPSAKSAVMGPQQLAGVLSIVSRQSAAAKGLPYDEEADAGMRAFVEAQIESESLPMFLSGRLYDDGVIDPRDTRTVLGLCLSAVHNAPVEGARGGFGVFRM; encoded by the coding sequence ATGACCCGCCTCGGCACCACCGTCGACCCGCACGACCCCGACCACGCGCAGGCCCGTACCGCCGCGCTGGAGCGCCTCGCCGCCCTCGACGCCGAGCACGCCAAGGCCCTGCAGGGCGGCGGCGAGAAGTACACGGCCCGCCACCAGGCCCGCGGCAAGCTCCTGGCGCGCGAGCGCGTCGAGCTGCTCCTCGACCCCGACACCCCGTTCCTGGAACTGTCCCCGCTCGCCGCCTGGGGCAGCGACTACCCCGTCGGCGCCTCCATGGTCACCGGCATCGGCACCGTCGAGGGCGTCGAGTGCCTGATCACCGCCAACGACCCCACCGTCCGCGGCGGCGCCTCCAACCCGTGGACGCTGAAGAAGGCGCTGCGCGCCAACGAGATCGCCCGCCAGAACCGCCTCCCCTGCATCAGCCTCGTGGAGTCCGGCGGTGCCGACCTGCCCTCCCAGAAGGAGATCTTCATCCCGGGCGGCGCGGTCTTCCGCGACCTCACCCGGCTCTCGGCCGAGGGCATCCCGACCGTCGCCGTCGTCTTCGGCAACTCCACCGCCGGAGGCGCGTACATCCCCGGCATGTCCGACCACACGATCATGATCAAGGACCGTTCCAAGGTGTTCCTCGGCGGTCCGCCCCTGGTCAAGATGGCCACCGGCGAGGAGAGCGACGACGAGTCCCTCGGCGGCGCCGACATGCACGCCCGCGTCTCCGGACTCGCCGACCACTACGCCCTCGACGAGTACGACGCGATCCGCCAGGCCCGCCGCGTCGTGGCCCGCCTGAACCACCGCAAGCCGCACCAGGACCCGCCCAAGGCCCAGGAACCCCTCCACGACCCCGAGGAACTCCTCGGCATCGTCCCGCCCGACCTCAAGACCCCCTTCGACCCGCGCGAGGTCATCGCCCGGATCGTCGACGCCTCCGACTTCGACGAGTTCAAGCCCCTCTACGGCCCCAGCCTCGTCACCGGCTGGGCCACCCTGCACGGCTACCCGGTCGGCATCCTCGCCAACGCGCAGGGCGTGCTGTTCAGCGCCGAGTCCCAGAAGGCCGCCCAGTTCATCCAGCTCGCCAACCAGCGCGACATCCCCCTGCTCTTCCTCCACAACACCACCGGCTACATGGTCGGCAAGGAGTACGAGCAGGGCGGCATCGTCAAACACGGCTCGATGATGATCAACGCGGTCTCCAACTCGAAGGTCCCGCACCTGTCCGTGCTCATCGGCGCGAGCTACGGCGCCGGTCACTACGGCATGTGCGGCCGCGCCTACGAGCCCCGCTTCCTCTTCGCCTGGCCCAGCGCCAAGTCCGCCGTCATGGGCCCCCAGCAACTGGCCGGAGTGCTCTCCATCGTGTCCCGCCAGTCGGCCGCCGCCAAGGGGCTCCCCTACGACGAGGAGGCCGACGCCGGGATGCGGGCCTTCGTCGAAGCGCAGATCGAGTCCGAGTCCCTGCCGATGTTCCTGTCCGGGCGGCTGTACGACGACGGGGTCATCGACCCGCGCGACACCCGTACCGTCCTCGGCCTGTGCCTGTCGGCCGTCCACAACGCCCCCGTCGAGGGCGCCCGTGGCGGCTTCGGCGTCTTCCGGATGTGA
- a CDS encoding acyclic terpene utilization AtuA family protein encodes MTRRPLVIGNASGFYGDRSDALREMLTGGPLDVLTGDYLAELTMLILGRDRLKNPDLGYAKTFLRQLEEGLGLAHERGVRIVANAGGLNPAGLADAVRALAAKVGVPVRVAHVEGDDLTARTDGALTANAYLGGAGITACLRAGADVVVTGRVTDAALVSGPASWWFDWAPGDHDRLAGAVAAGHVLECGTQATGGNYSFFTRHDVRRPGFPLAEISEDGSAVITKHPGTGGAVTTGTVTAQLLYETQGVRYLGPDVTTRLDTVRLTDEGADRVRVTGVRGEAPPPSLKVGVTRIGGWRNEVVFVLTGLDIEAKANLVRTQLAEVLEGVADTTWTLARTDHEDADTQETASALLRLVVRDPSPDRVGRALTSTAIELALGSYPGFHVTSPPGPAQPYGVFTSTLIPSDEVPHTAVLPDGTRVRVPVPPAEPLAPPAPPALPPAPLGPPALPPAPLGPPAEPPAPPAPPAFEARGSGGGAPEGVGGAAPAGSGAEPRETVRAPLGAVAGARSGDKGGDANVGVWVETDPAWQWLLHTLTAEVFQELLPETAQHTVTRHELPQLRALNFTVTGILGDGVASGHRFDPQAKALGEWLRARHLDIPVALLPAPEATS; translated from the coding sequence GTGACCCGGCGCCCGCTCGTCATCGGCAACGCCTCGGGCTTCTACGGGGACCGCTCGGACGCCCTGCGCGAGATGCTGACCGGCGGCCCGCTGGACGTGCTGACCGGGGACTACCTGGCCGAGCTGACCATGCTGATCCTGGGCCGCGACCGCCTGAAGAACCCGGACCTCGGCTACGCCAAGACCTTCCTGCGCCAGCTGGAGGAGGGGCTCGGGCTCGCCCACGAGCGCGGCGTACGGATCGTCGCGAACGCCGGCGGCCTCAACCCGGCCGGACTCGCCGACGCCGTACGGGCCTTGGCGGCGAAAGTGGGCGTCCCGGTGCGGGTCGCCCACGTCGAGGGCGACGACCTCACCGCGCGGACGGACGGAGCCCTGACGGCCAACGCCTACCTCGGGGGCGCCGGGATCACCGCCTGCCTGCGCGCGGGCGCCGACGTGGTGGTGACCGGCCGGGTCACGGACGCGGCGCTGGTCAGCGGCCCGGCGTCCTGGTGGTTCGACTGGGCCCCCGGCGACCACGACCGGCTCGCTGGGGCGGTGGCCGCGGGCCACGTCCTGGAGTGCGGCACGCAGGCCACCGGCGGCAACTACTCCTTCTTCACCCGGCACGACGTCCGCCGCCCCGGCTTCCCGCTCGCGGAGATCTCCGAGGACGGCTCGGCGGTCATCACCAAACACCCCGGCACGGGCGGAGCCGTCACCACCGGCACCGTCACCGCCCAACTCCTCTACGAGACCCAGGGCGTGCGCTATCTCGGCCCGGACGTGACCACCCGCCTGGACACCGTCCGGCTGACCGACGAGGGCGCCGACCGGGTACGCGTGACGGGAGTGCGGGGCGAGGCCCCGCCGCCCTCCCTGAAGGTGGGCGTCACCCGGATCGGCGGCTGGCGCAACGAGGTCGTCTTCGTCCTGACCGGCCTGGACATCGAGGCCAAGGCAAACCTCGTCCGCACCCAACTGGCCGAGGTGTTGGAGGGCGTGGCCGACACCACCTGGACCCTGGCCCGGACCGACCACGAGGACGCCGACACACAGGAGACGGCCTCCGCCCTGCTGCGACTGGTCGTCCGCGACCCGTCCCCGGACCGGGTGGGCCGCGCCCTGACCTCGACGGCGATCGAACTGGCCCTCGGCAGCTACCCGGGCTTCCACGTGACGTCCCCACCCGGCCCGGCCCAGCCCTACGGCGTCTTCACCTCGACCCTGATCCCGTCCGACGAGGTCCCGCACACGGCAGTCCTCCCGGACGGCACGCGCGTACGAGTCCCGGTGCCACCAGCGGAGCCCCTCGCACCTCCAGCCCCGCCGGCCCTGCCCCCCGCACCCCTGGGCCCGCCGGCCCTGCCCCCTGCACCCCTGGGCCCGCCGGCGGAGCCCCCCGCCCCTCCAGCCCCGCCGGCGTTTGAGGCGCGGGGGTCCGGGGGCGGAGCCCCCGAAGGGGTCGGGGGCGCAGCCCCCGCCGGGTCCGGGGCGGAGCCCCGGGAGACCGTCCGCGCGCCGCTCGGCGCAGTGGCCGGGGCCCGCAGCGGCGACAAGGGCGGCGACGCCAACGTCGGGGTCTGGGTCGAGACCGACCCCGCCTGGCAGTGGCTGCTCCACACCCTCACCGCCGAGGTGTTCCAGGAGCTGCTCCCCGAGACCGCGCAGCACACCGTCACCCGCCACGAGCTGCCGCAGCTGCGGGCCCTGAACTTCACCGTCACCGGCATCCTCGGCGACGGCGTCGCCTCCGGCCACCGCTTCGACCCCCAGGCCAAGGCCCTCGGCGAATGGCTCCGCGCCCGCCACCTCGACATCCCCGTCGCCCTCCTCCCGGCCCCGGAGGCCACTTCATGA
- a CDS encoding TIGR03084 family metal-binding protein: protein MPDPSAVDAAVAVFADLREEGRELDSLVGELTVPDWARATPAPGWTIAHQIAHLHWTDRASLLSLTDATGFGHLVEEALKAPDTFVDEGAREGAELAPAELLARWRTTRAALDEALAAASPDTRFPWYGPPMKAASMASARLMETWAHGQDVADALGVRRTPTERLRHVARIGVRARDYAYAVRGLPAPAEQFRVELTAPDGAQVWTYGPPDAPQRITGPALDFCLLVTQRAHRADLGLLATGPDADRWLDIAQAFAGPAGAGREPGAAR, encoded by the coding sequence GTGCCCGATCCGTCCGCCGTCGACGCAGCCGTCGCCGTCTTCGCAGATCTGCGCGAGGAAGGCCGTGAACTGGATTCCCTGGTGGGGGAGTTGACCGTCCCCGACTGGGCCCGGGCCACCCCGGCGCCCGGCTGGACCATCGCCCACCAGATCGCCCACCTGCACTGGACCGACCGGGCCTCGCTGCTCTCCCTCACCGACGCCACCGGCTTCGGCCACCTGGTCGAGGAGGCCCTGAAGGCGCCCGACACCTTCGTCGACGAGGGCGCCCGCGAGGGCGCGGAGCTGGCTCCCGCCGAGCTGCTCGCCCGCTGGCGCACCACGCGCGCCGCCCTCGACGAGGCGCTGGCCGCGGCCTCGCCCGACACCCGATTCCCCTGGTACGGGCCGCCGATGAAGGCCGCCTCCATGGCCAGCGCCCGGCTGATGGAGACCTGGGCCCACGGCCAGGACGTCGCCGACGCGCTCGGCGTGCGCCGCACCCCGACCGAGCGGCTGCGGCACGTGGCGCGGATCGGCGTACGGGCCCGCGACTACGCCTACGCCGTACGCGGACTGCCCGCGCCCGCCGAGCAGTTCCGGGTGGAGCTGACGGCCCCCGACGGCGCGCAGGTGTGGACGTACGGCCCGCCGGACGCCCCGCAGCGGATCACCGGCCCCGCGCTCGACTTCTGCCTGCTGGTCACCCAGCGCGCCCACCGCGCCGACCTCGGCCTCCTCGCGACCGGCCCCGACGCGGACCGCTGGCTGGACATCGCCCAGGCCTTCGCCGGCCCGGCGGGAGCCGGCCGGGAGCCGGGGGCCGCACGGTGA
- a CDS encoding alpha/beta fold hydrolase, whose amino-acid sequence MTPAARTPFSLYPELDATALTAFVTALESGDVTGLAPARAAEIAEVRSVAVFTRGKVTGADGDLLDAALWRHTGTQPRPAIVMPSPWSNLGWLPYAVQASLFAARGYNVLAYSTRGFAGSEGQVDVAGPLDVADGSRALDHLIERCAGPVTKIGFLGDSYGSGISQLVAAHDTRVNAVVALSTWGDLGEAFYENSTRHIAAVRALLDAAAKARLSPQTQSVFDNVLANRDVQGTLRWAETRSPLTHIKELNRRQVPVFFSHAWHETLFPPNQTLKMFNELTGPKRLAVSIGDHSGPEMTGMLGLPNRIWTDAHRWLDHHLKEIDNGIDAEGQVLGEIMWSKTLEPRPTWLSLTERLERLHLAGDGELGDEPQAGWTSTVLCGMDTPATVADKVVQSGYAEIAGRPKIYRTQDIDRTVAAVWTADPAGETTRLRGTPRLRVTYRAANPGSTFVAYLLDTAPDGTAHIITHAPYTDVDSPPDSLISADIDLQATAYDVPRGHRLMLVIDARDPFYADANLPRATLDFTSPEATPSYLDLPLG is encoded by the coding sequence GTGACTCCAGCCGCCCGCACCCCCTTCTCCCTCTATCCCGAACTCGACGCGACCGCCCTCACCGCCTTCGTCACCGCCCTGGAGAGCGGCGACGTCACCGGCCTCGCCCCCGCCCGCGCCGCCGAGATCGCCGAGGTCCGCTCGGTCGCCGTCTTCACCCGCGGCAAGGTGACCGGCGCCGACGGGGACCTCCTCGACGCCGCGCTCTGGCGGCACACCGGAACCCAGCCGCGCCCCGCGATCGTCATGCCGTCGCCCTGGTCCAACCTGGGCTGGCTCCCGTACGCCGTCCAGGCCTCCCTCTTCGCCGCCCGCGGCTACAACGTCCTCGCCTACTCCACCCGCGGCTTCGCCGGCTCCGAGGGCCAGGTCGACGTGGCGGGCCCGCTCGACGTCGCCGACGGCAGCCGGGCCCTGGACCACCTCATCGAACGCTGCGCCGGCCCGGTGACGAAGATCGGCTTCCTCGGGGACTCGTACGGCTCAGGTATCAGCCAGCTCGTCGCCGCGCACGACACCCGCGTGAACGCCGTGGTCGCACTCAGCACCTGGGGCGACCTCGGCGAGGCCTTCTACGAGAACTCCACCCGGCACATCGCGGCCGTACGGGCCCTGCTCGACGCGGCCGCGAAGGCCCGGCTGAGCCCGCAGACGCAGAGCGTCTTCGACAACGTCCTCGCCAACCGCGACGTCCAGGGCACCCTGCGCTGGGCGGAGACCCGCTCGCCCCTCACCCACATCAAGGAGCTCAACCGCCGCCAGGTGCCGGTCTTCTTCTCGCACGCCTGGCACGAGACGCTCTTCCCGCCCAACCAGACGCTGAAGATGTTCAACGAGCTGACCGGCCCCAAGCGACTGGCCGTCTCCATCGGCGACCACTCCGGCCCCGAGATGACCGGCATGCTCGGCCTGCCCAACCGGATCTGGACGGACGCCCACCGCTGGCTCGACCACCACCTCAAGGAGATCGACAACGGCATCGACGCCGAGGGGCAGGTACTCGGCGAGATCATGTGGAGCAAAACCCTCGAACCCCGCCCCACCTGGCTCTCCCTCACCGAACGCCTGGAACGACTGCACCTGGCGGGCGACGGCGAACTCGGCGACGAACCGCAGGCCGGCTGGACGTCGACCGTGCTGTGCGGAATGGACACCCCGGCGACGGTCGCCGACAAGGTGGTGCAGTCCGGCTACGCGGAGATCGCCGGCCGCCCGAAGATCTACCGGACCCAGGACATCGACCGCACCGTCGCCGCCGTATGGACCGCGGACCCGGCCGGGGAGACCACCCGGCTGCGCGGCACACCGCGGCTGCGCGTGACGTACCGCGCGGCGAACCCCGGATCCACCTTCGTCGCGTACCTCCTCGACACGGCACCCGACGGCACGGCCCACATCATCACGCACGCCCCGTACACCGACGTCGACTCCCCGCCCGACAGCCTGATCAGCGCGGACATCGATCTCCAGGCCACGGCCTACGACGTGCCGCGCGGCCACCGCCTGATGCTGGTGATCGACGCCCGCGACCCCTTCTACGCCGACGCCAACCTGCCCCGCGCGACCCTGGACTTCACCTCCCCCGAGGCCACCCCGTCCTACCTGGACCTCCCCCTCGGCTGA
- a CDS encoding DUF1801 domain-containing protein has translation MDVATYLAAVPEARREALVRLRELCLEELTGFEEGIAYGMPVYVRAGGTAGEIAWANQKQYISFYLMRPDVRDAFADRLAPHDMGKACLRFRNPAKVDFDLLRDLLRATAKAG, from the coding sequence ATGGACGTCGCCACCTACCTGGCCGCGGTCCCCGAGGCCCGGCGGGAGGCCCTGGTGCGGCTGCGGGAGCTGTGCCTGGAGGAGCTGACCGGGTTCGAGGAGGGGATCGCGTACGGAATGCCGGTGTACGTGCGTGCGGGCGGGACCGCCGGCGAGATCGCCTGGGCGAACCAGAAGCAGTACATCTCCTTCTACCTGATGCGCCCGGACGTCCGGGACGCCTTCGCGGACCGCCTGGCCCCCCACGACATGGGCAAGGCCTGCCTCCGCTTCCGCAACCCCGCCAAGGTCGACTTCGACCTCCTCCGGGACCTCCTCCGGGCGACGGCGAAGGCGGGCTGA